The Leptospira sp. WS39.C2 genome contains a region encoding:
- a CDS encoding TolC family protein yields the protein MNVYYKIGIYLSLLFVTSLISEETKMAQASEALRRQLTDDNPRSSLGSSLYPDDQKFSREIDLETAESLLWKNNLLLIASRFQIDVKKAGILQAGLYANPNIAIDQSVYAEPTQRYFDTTRSGQSVIQVQQVFLLGGKIDKRVKVAELNAKISEQEFYDLTRALITKLRRTFYTIYFYKKAVVFYDQSIASIEKTVDSSELAYKRRALLQAEHLRLKALLFFLKKEREDLAIKVYEKEAELKILVNDDHYRDARVEFVPKINEKQLDAIVPNTVKLEDLVEIARENRPDLKKALQTLRYEEANLELQYANAIPDLSFGPVYNRGGTAFQNYWGVTAQLTVPLFDRNQGNIQAAEKAILVRKQELKNNILEVENEVAVAYQSARIKDALYKRFIDAYIKDYGSLSLDMIMSYEKKYITILEFADFFETYRSSVVEMLKLQTDRMEAIENVNYAVGKGIFIPKSENQTYPKSEE from the coding sequence ATGAACGTTTATTACAAAATCGGTATCTATCTATCACTATTGTTTGTGACATCCCTAATTTCGGAAGAAACAAAAATGGCACAAGCAAGTGAAGCTCTTCGGAGACAATTAACGGACGATAATCCAAGGTCTTCGCTTGGGTCCAGTTTGTATCCTGATGACCAAAAATTTTCCAGAGAAATTGATTTAGAAACCGCTGAATCTTTGTTATGGAAAAACAACTTATTGCTGATTGCATCTAGATTTCAAATCGATGTAAAAAAAGCTGGGATCTTACAAGCGGGTTTATACGCAAATCCCAATATAGCCATTGACCAAAGTGTATATGCAGAACCTACTCAAAGATATTTTGATACCACACGTTCTGGACAATCGGTCATACAAGTCCAACAAGTCTTTTTGTTAGGTGGTAAAATTGACAAACGAGTCAAAGTAGCTGAACTTAACGCAAAAATTTCGGAACAAGAATTTTACGATCTAACTAGAGCGCTTATCACAAAATTAAGAAGAACCTTTTATACTATTTATTTTTATAAAAAAGCCGTTGTATTTTATGACCAAAGTATTGCCTCCATAGAAAAAACCGTGGATTCATCAGAACTTGCATATAAACGAAGAGCACTTTTGCAAGCAGAACACCTTCGCCTAAAAGCCCTACTTTTCTTTCTCAAAAAAGAAAGAGAAGACTTAGCTATAAAAGTTTATGAAAAAGAAGCTGAACTTAAAATTCTAGTAAATGATGATCATTATAGAGATGCACGTGTTGAGTTTGTTCCTAAAATCAATGAAAAACAATTGGATGCAATTGTTCCAAACACTGTAAAACTAGAAGATTTAGTAGAGATTGCCCGCGAGAATCGTCCTGACCTAAAAAAAGCCTTACAAACATTACGTTACGAAGAAGCAAATCTAGAACTCCAATACGCGAATGCAATTCCAGATTTATCGTTTGGACCTGTTTATAATAGAGGTGGTACAGCATTTCAAAATTATTGGGGAGTAACTGCACAGTTAACCGTTCCACTTTTTGACCGCAACCAAGGGAATATCCAAGCAGCTGAAAAAGCAATTTTAGTACGCAAACAAGAATTAAAAAACAATATCTTAGAAGTCGAAAACGAAGTAGCTGTTGCCTACCAATCAGCACGTATCAAAGACGCATTATACAAACGTTTCATCGATGCTTATATTAAAGATTATGGAAGTTTATCGTTAGATATGATCATGAGTTATGAAAAGAAATACATCACCATATTAGAGTTTGCTGACTTCTTCGAAACCTATCGATCGAGTGTTGTAGAAATGTTAAAACTACAAACAGACCGAATGGAAGCGATTGAAAATGTAAACTATGCTGTGGGAAAAGGAATCTTTATCCCAAAATCCGAAAACCAAACTTATCCAAAATCTGAGGAATAA
- a CDS encoding FAD-binding oxidoreductase, which produces MDFTKTKIELGKLIGEKKVIQKNDGTMDDALFDSYGTDRTKVYPPNYQVLVFPESTEDVASIVSYAYQNNISIVPSGGRTGYAGGAVAKDGEIVISMSKMNHVMDFDPFLGTLHIQAGMITKNLHKEAEERGFYFPVDFAATGSSHIGGNIATNAGGVRVVRYGLIRDWVLGLTVVTGKGEVFRFNGEILKNNTGYDLKHLFIGSEGTLGIITEAVVKLTKPPKDIRVIFLAVPEYKNILEIFRETHNFDLPLLAFEFLTDYCLEKVKEHLGVPDPFQAPSKYYVLMEFEVSGESDEEKLYSILESITEKELITDGSIAQNSRQNETFWKYREGISESLSLAYTVHKNDISLPLRNMEAFLGEMTNLLTNKYQGFSIALFGHIGDGNLHLNIVKPKDLSDVEFFKQCKQVDPDMFQLIQKFKGSISAEHGIGLLKKDYLGFSRSDGELDTMRAIKLAFDPKSILNPGKVL; this is translated from the coding sequence ATGGATTTTACAAAAACAAAAATAGAATTAGGGAAACTCATCGGAGAAAAAAAAGTCATCCAAAAAAATGACGGGACCATGGATGATGCATTGTTTGATTCTTATGGTACGGATCGTACCAAAGTATACCCACCAAATTACCAAGTATTGGTTTTTCCAGAATCCACTGAAGATGTGGCATCCATTGTTTCTTATGCGTATCAAAATAATATTTCTATTGTACCTTCTGGTGGAAGGACTGGTTATGCTGGAGGCGCTGTTGCCAAAGACGGAGAAATTGTGATTTCGATGTCCAAAATGAATCACGTTATGGACTTTGATCCATTTCTTGGCACCTTACACATCCAAGCTGGTATGATCACAAAAAACCTACATAAAGAAGCAGAGGAAAGAGGATTTTATTTCCCTGTTGACTTTGCTGCGACAGGTTCGAGTCATATTGGTGGAAATATTGCCACCAATGCTGGAGGAGTCCGTGTAGTGCGGTATGGCCTTATCCGAGATTGGGTGTTAGGACTTACAGTTGTAACTGGGAAAGGTGAAGTATTTCGGTTTAACGGAGAAATTTTAAAAAACAATACAGGGTATGACCTCAAACACTTGTTTATTGGTTCAGAAGGTACCCTTGGAATCATTACAGAAGCCGTTGTGAAACTCACAAAACCTCCAAAAGACATACGAGTGATTTTTTTAGCAGTACCAGAATACAAAAATATTTTGGAGATATTCCGAGAAACTCATAACTTCGATTTACCACTCTTAGCTTTCGAGTTTTTAACAGATTATTGTTTGGAAAAAGTCAAAGAACATTTAGGAGTTCCAGATCCTTTCCAAGCACCTAGCAAATACTATGTGCTCATGGAGTTTGAAGTGAGTGGAGAATCAGACGAAGAAAAACTATATTCGATCTTAGAGTCCATTACCGAAAAGGAACTGATCACAGATGGTTCTATTGCACAAAACTCAAGACAAAATGAAACCTTCTGGAAATACCGCGAAGGGATCTCAGAATCCTTATCTTTAGCTTATACCGTACATAAAAATGACATCTCCCTCCCTCTCCGGAATATGGAAGCATTCCTCGGTGAGATGACAAACCTCCTCACAAACAAATACCAAGGTTTTTCCATTGCCCTTTTCGGTCATATTGGGGATGGAAACCTCCACCTCAATATCGTAAAACCCAAAGACCTTTCTGATGTTGAATTTTTCAAACAATGCAAACAAGTGGATCCCGATATGTTCCAGCTCATCCAGAAGTTTAAGGGTTCCATTTCCGCCGAACATGGGATAGGGCTTTTGAAAAAAGACTATTTGGGGTTTTCACGTTCCGACGGTGAGTTGGACACGATGCGAGCCATCAAATTAGCATTTGACCCAAAAAGTATCCTCAATCCAGGAAAAGTGCTCTAA
- the ppk1 gene encoding polyphosphate kinase 1, whose translation MSSNSTKGLGIYRIFSFPNPRIMTASPTEKIELGNQNIFFDRELSWVDFNYRVLEESFDKENPLLERLKFLCITESNLDEFFMVRVAGLLNLKNAGIEEKSLNGKRTSETIAELYSKVDQFVKKQYESLDEILIELKKNKIVVVQDPSELAGDDIQFVKNYYKREVSSILTPLAIDPSHPFPHILNRTLNLGITLYSDDDKNKIKELFAIVQVPSVLPRFLQLPPNKETDTRRYFPLEEIIKLHLGDLFYGMNVKQIHTFKIVRDADISINEEQNIGDLLTTMKNELKNRMWGDAVRLDVHSGAGHIKELLRGLLELEEYQVMEIPTLLSLNDLMFFQGLEKTSHLKYSYPVPKSGFAAKKSESIFSEIRKNDHLLHHPYESFKSIEDMLKIASQDPKVLAIKMTLYRTSGDSPIIQYLGEAAENGKQVTVLVELKARFDEERNIRWAKKLEDSGVHVVYGVVGLKIHCKMLLIVRREEDKLNRYVHLGTGNYNSTTARYYTDISLFTANPEITEDVAILFNTITSSGKMPRLSKIYAAPTFLKEEFLRLIQRETENAKAGKQARVIFKMNSLVDPDVILKLYEASQAGVKIDLIIRGICCLRPGIPGVSDRINVRSIVGRYLEHSRIYSFENGGKPEVFLASADCMPRNFLRRIEVMFPILQDKHKKRIAKIMELLLRDNTQARVLESDGSYTRLTPGDDDPAVNSQIDMVDI comes from the coding sequence ATGTCGTCGAATTCTACAAAAGGATTAGGAATTTACAGAATTTTTTCCTTCCCAAATCCTAGAATTATGACTGCTAGCCCTACAGAAAAAATAGAACTGGGGAACCAAAATATCTTCTTCGACCGTGAACTTTCCTGGGTCGATTTCAATTACCGTGTACTCGAAGAATCCTTTGACAAAGAAAACCCTCTCCTCGAACGACTTAAATTTTTATGCATCACCGAATCCAATTTGGATGAGTTTTTTATGGTGCGTGTGGCGGGACTTCTCAATTTAAAAAATGCGGGGATCGAAGAAAAAAGCCTCAATGGAAAACGAACATCCGAAACCATTGCCGAGTTGTATTCCAAAGTTGACCAATTTGTTAAAAAACAATATGAATCATTGGATGAGATTTTAATTGAACTCAAAAAAAACAAAATTGTGGTGGTACAAGACCCAAGTGAACTTGCTGGTGATGATATCCAGTTTGTAAAAAATTATTACAAACGAGAAGTATCTTCCATTCTCACACCTCTAGCAATTGATCCCTCTCACCCTTTCCCACATATCCTCAATCGAACTCTAAACCTTGGGATCACATTGTATTCTGATGATGACAAAAATAAAATAAAGGAACTTTTTGCCATCGTCCAGGTGCCAAGTGTACTTCCCAGATTTTTGCAATTACCTCCGAACAAAGAAACTGATACAAGAAGATACTTTCCCCTAGAAGAGATCATTAAACTCCATTTAGGTGATTTGTTTTATGGAATGAATGTAAAACAAATTCATACCTTTAAAATTGTTAGAGATGCAGATATCTCCATCAATGAAGAACAAAACATCGGTGACCTACTCACCACAATGAAAAACGAATTAAAAAATAGAATGTGGGGTGATGCTGTTCGTTTAGATGTCCATTCTGGTGCAGGCCATATCAAAGAACTCTTAAGAGGTTTATTGGAACTCGAAGAATACCAAGTAATGGAGATTCCAACCTTACTTAGTTTAAATGATCTGATGTTTTTCCAAGGATTGGAAAAAACAAGCCATCTAAAGTATTCTTATCCAGTTCCAAAATCTGGATTTGCTGCTAAAAAAAGTGAATCTATTTTTTCAGAGATTCGCAAAAACGATCACCTACTCCACCATCCGTATGAAAGTTTTAAATCAATTGAGGATATGTTAAAAATTGCAAGCCAAGACCCAAAGGTCCTTGCGATCAAAATGACATTGTACCGAACTTCTGGAGACTCTCCCATCATACAATATTTAGGTGAGGCAGCGGAAAATGGAAAACAGGTAACGGTTCTTGTAGAACTCAAAGCTCGGTTTGATGAAGAACGAAATATCCGTTGGGCAAAAAAACTAGAAGACAGTGGAGTACATGTTGTCTATGGAGTTGTCGGTCTCAAAATCCACTGTAAAATGTTACTCATTGTTCGTAGAGAAGAAGACAAATTAAATCGTTATGTCCACTTGGGAACAGGAAATTACAATTCAACAACAGCAAGGTATTATACAGACATCAGTTTGTTCACAGCAAATCCTGAAATCACTGAAGATGTAGCCATTCTCTTCAATACTATCACAAGTTCAGGAAAAATGCCAAGGTTATCAAAAATATATGCAGCACCAACTTTTCTTAAAGAAGAGTTCTTACGACTCATCCAAAGAGAAACAGAAAATGCCAAAGCTGGAAAACAAGCACGTGTGATCTTCAAAATGAACTCCCTCGTTGATCCAGATGTAATCTTGAAACTTTATGAAGCTTCCCAAGCAGGAGTCAAAATTGACCTGATTATCCGAGGGATTTGTTGTTTGCGACCTGGAATTCCTGGTGTTTCCGATCGCATTAACGTTCGTTCGATTGTGGGTAGGTATTTGGAACACTCTAGGATTTATAGTTTTGAAAATGGTGGAAAACCAGAAGTATTTTTGGCTTCCGCAGATTGTATGCCAAGAAACTTCCTTCGTCGCATTGAAGTGATGTTTCCGATCTTACAAGACAAACATAAAAAACGCATCGCAAAGATTATGGAACTTCTGCTTCGGGACAATACACAAGCTCGTGTTTTAGAATCCGACGGTAGTTACACAAGGCTCACCCCAGGAGATGATGACCCTGCGGTGAACTCACAAATTGATATGGTAGATATCTAA
- the fliD gene encoding flagellar filament capping protein FliD, whose amino-acid sequence MPAYTMPGLMTGQNTNDIVKKLVELERRPIRRWETENEYAKMQIQIWGEVKNLTTNLQTKTRALVSFTAPFATKSVSSSVEGVITGEASRAAKSGDRALEIIEMASKHQLSGVEIDSDIRLPEGSFTVYSGKSKETVTFPGGGLSELSSAIKNMAGSLVETSIIKIDKDSSIITLISVKTGKKNQLQFSDPNGILKLAGLVGENKAASEDTKQLLSLDGTKAKVWDLTKFKKSELETEKLTQTEEGLFVKPDTAYTIPIAVTEIKERAFIEIEILGEAPAVMEMGMSFEKEGSVRNKFLPISKTDSKYIFQAGDFASDKNLTGIIVSNAATTPIQIKSVTLVTPQAPGTAEPVKVLQEAKDLKIKIDGVEITRETNDGIADVLEGISFNVHKVTEEPVTLKIHVDHAKGSALIKEWVDAYNDLMKFSKEVTSVEKNGKISDKKESDDSKAADISKDFWDNKSKSGLLAGENSILRLIASLKTTANSYYPATKENGFRVLTDIGISTGAVGSNWEKIQDGLLQIDQEKLIAVLSENPDGVRDLFASDPNNDAKMDEGVGIRLIEILKPYNQYASGIVTSKVKLLEESVAGNNKKIKEHESHLISFEAKLKQRFLYMEQGVGKNKSVGNYLQNNMFRGNGGE is encoded by the coding sequence ATGCCAGCATACACCATGCCGGGTTTAATGACCGGGCAAAACACAAACGATATCGTTAAAAAACTGGTCGAGTTAGAACGCCGGCCAATTAGGCGTTGGGAAACTGAAAATGAATATGCCAAAATGCAAATTCAGATCTGGGGTGAGGTAAAAAATCTCACAACCAACTTACAAACCAAAACAAGAGCCCTTGTCTCCTTTACAGCTCCATTTGCGACGAAATCTGTCTCTTCTTCTGTGGAAGGAGTGATAACGGGAGAAGCATCCCGTGCTGCCAAATCGGGAGACAGAGCACTAGAAATCATTGAAATGGCAAGTAAACACCAGTTATCTGGTGTCGAAATTGATTCAGACATCCGCCTTCCTGAAGGAAGTTTTACTGTTTATTCTGGTAAATCAAAAGAAACTGTTACTTTCCCTGGGGGAGGGCTTTCTGAGCTTTCAAGTGCCATTAAAAATATGGCGGGAAGTCTTGTTGAAACTTCCATCATTAAAATCGATAAAGATTCTTCTATCATTACATTAATATCTGTTAAGACGGGTAAAAAAAACCAACTCCAGTTTTCGGATCCCAATGGGATTTTAAAACTGGCGGGCCTTGTAGGAGAAAACAAAGCAGCTTCTGAAGATACAAAACAACTTCTTTCACTTGATGGAACAAAAGCAAAAGTTTGGGACCTTACAAAATTCAAAAAATCAGAACTGGAAACGGAGAAACTCACACAAACAGAAGAAGGTCTTTTTGTAAAACCTGATACTGCTTATACCATTCCAATTGCGGTTACAGAAATTAAAGAACGAGCTTTTATTGAAATTGAAATTTTGGGAGAAGCTCCAGCTGTTATGGAGATGGGGATGAGTTTTGAAAAAGAGGGAAGTGTTCGAAACAAATTCCTTCCGATTTCAAAAACAGATTCAAAGTACATTTTCCAAGCAGGTGATTTTGCAAGTGATAAAAACCTCACAGGCATCATTGTCTCAAATGCTGCTACAACCCCTATCCAAATCAAATCGGTAACACTTGTCACTCCGCAGGCACCAGGAACTGCGGAACCTGTAAAAGTATTACAAGAAGCAAAAGATCTCAAAATCAAAATTGATGGAGTTGAGATCACTCGTGAAACCAATGATGGGATTGCGGATGTATTAGAAGGAATTTCTTTTAATGTTCATAAGGTGACAGAAGAACCTGTTACGTTAAAAATACATGTAGACCATGCAAAAGGATCTGCCCTAATCAAAGAATGGGTTGATGCTTATAACGATCTTATGAAGTTTTCTAAAGAAGTTACGTCCGTTGAAAAAAACGGAAAAATTTCTGATAAAAAAGAAAGTGATGATTCCAAGGCGGCAGATATTTCCAAAGATTTTTGGGATAATAAATCCAAATCTGGCCTATTAGCTGGTGAGAACTCAATTTTACGCCTCATTGCTTCTCTTAAAACAACAGCAAATTCATATTACCCTGCAACAAAGGAAAATGGATTCCGGGTCTTAACAGACATTGGAATTTCTACAGGTGCAGTTGGTTCCAACTGGGAAAAAATACAAGATGGTTTACTTCAAATTGACCAAGAAAAACTCATCGCTGTTTTATCCGAAAACCCAGATGGAGTTCGGGATTTGTTTGCTTCGGATCCGAATAACGACGCAAAGATGGATGAGGGAGTTGGGATTCGGTTAATCGAAATTCTAAAACCTTACAACCAATATGCTTCTGGAATTGTCACAAGTAAGGTAAAACTCTTAGAAGAGAGTGTTGCTGGTAATAATAAAAAAATCAAAGAACATGAATCCCACCTGATTAGTTTTGAAGCCAAATTAAAACAAAGATTTCTCTATATGGAACAAGGTGTAGGGAAAAACAAATCAGTGGGAAATTACTTACAGAATAATATGTTTAGAGGGAACGGTGGAGAATGA
- a CDS encoding class I SAM-dependent methyltransferase has product MKSCILCKSTESKTVFNENGTPILECQNCGHVYSSYEQEEHYEGYWDGAEQTYDLEWWDNAHRAVYADFIKTYLGESKGNLLDVGCGLGFFVKAVLTEKPGWTAVGYEISKQAVKFANEQNGMKTVYAGLVQDSKLPKESFDIITLWDVIEHIPKPHSLLTYLFGLLKPGGVLFLQTPNFPIQLTKANLKVKLKGMKEGVHYLEAKDHVNNYKMATLAELGKQSGFTKPEYKVLMPILSVSGSKSKLAVYVKLAYYYFTKLVFTLSFKTINWNNTLFLTLKKP; this is encoded by the coding sequence ATGAAATCTTGTATCCTTTGCAAATCAACCGAGTCCAAAACCGTTTTTAATGAAAATGGAACTCCCATTTTGGAATGCCAAAATTGTGGCCATGTCTATTCTTCTTATGAACAAGAAGAACACTACGAAGGATACTGGGACGGCGCAGAACAAACGTATGACTTGGAATGGTGGGATAATGCCCACAGAGCCGTTTATGCAGATTTCATTAAAACCTATCTGGGAGAATCCAAAGGAAATCTTTTGGATGTTGGGTGTGGGCTTGGTTTTTTTGTAAAAGCTGTCCTGACTGAAAAACCAGGTTGGACTGCCGTTGGGTATGAGATTTCCAAACAAGCTGTTAAGTTTGCAAATGAACAAAATGGAATGAAAACTGTGTATGCAGGCCTTGTACAAGATTCCAAATTACCAAAAGAAAGTTTTGATATCATCACACTTTGGGATGTGATTGAACACATTCCAAAACCACATTCCCTTCTCACATACTTATTTGGCCTATTAAAACCTGGTGGTGTTTTGTTTTTACAAACACCAAACTTCCCTATCCAATTGACAAAAGCCAATCTCAAGGTGAAGTTAAAAGGAATGAAAGAAGGTGTTCATTACCTAGAAGCCAAAGACCATGTGAACAATTACAAAATGGCAACTCTCGCAGAACTTGGCAAACAAAGTGGATTCACCAAACCTGAATACAAAGTCCTTATGCCTATCCTTTCGGTGTCGGGAAGTAAAAGTAAACTAGCAGTGTATGTGAAACTGGCGTATTATTATTTCACCAAACTTGTGTTTACTCTCAGTTTCAAAACCATCAATTGGAACAATACTTTATTTTTGACGCTGAAGAAGCCATGA
- the dapF gene encoding diaminopimelate epimerase: MKINFTKMEGIGNDYVYIDATKNDIRLTPEQIQKLSDRNFGIGGDGVIFIRNSNSGEFQMDMYNSDGSSSEMCGNGVRCVGKFVYDHGLTKNQKPTIETGKGVLTLDLKTGTNGKVEMVTVDMGEPILKPNLVPIVWPGEDPVINQEIEVHGKKYRFTAVSMGNPHCVIYVDDADVFPVREIGPIIENHPLFPRRVNVEFVSVRGKDHLYQRTWERGTGETLACGTGACAVTVSSILNGKTGRSVRIDLRGGTLHVDWKENGSVMMTGPAKEVFSGEVEI, encoded by the coding sequence ATGAAAATCAACTTCACCAAAATGGAAGGGATCGGAAACGACTACGTATACATTGATGCTACGAAAAACGATATCCGACTCACTCCAGAACAAATCCAAAAACTATCCGACCGCAATTTTGGAATCGGTGGCGATGGAGTGATTTTCATCCGCAATTCGAATTCTGGAGAATTCCAAATGGATATGTACAATTCCGATGGAAGTTCTTCAGAGATGTGTGGAAACGGAGTTCGTTGTGTCGGAAAATTTGTGTATGACCACGGCCTAACGAAAAACCAAAAACCAACCATTGAAACAGGAAAAGGTGTTCTCACCTTAGATTTGAAAACAGGCACGAATGGCAAAGTGGAAATGGTGACAGTAGATATGGGAGAACCCATCCTCAAACCAAATCTTGTGCCTATTGTATGGCCAGGAGAAGATCCAGTCATCAACCAAGAAATCGAAGTCCATGGGAAAAAGTATCGTTTTACTGCTGTTAGTATGGGGAACCCACATTGTGTGATTTATGTAGATGATGCCGATGTTTTTCCAGTGAGAGAAATTGGACCCATCATTGAAAACCATCCCCTTTTCCCTAGACGAGTGAATGTGGAATTTGTTTCGGTCCGAGGAAAAGACCACCTTTACCAAAGGACTTGGGAGAGAGGAACAGGTGAAACCTTGGCCTGCGGGACAGGGGCTTGCGCTGTGACTGTATCTTCCATCCTGAATGGTAAAACAGGAAGATCTGTTCGCATTGACCTAAGAGGGGGAACCCTTCATGTGGACTGGAAAGAAAATGGATCTGTGATGATGACAGGTCCTGCAAAAGAAGTGTTTTCGGGAGAAGTGGAGATATAG
- a CDS encoding lysophospholipid acyltransferase family protein, which yields MENTVDQVKKNVENIKKFVTPFFNLAVNTTVYGYHNIVPTGKLILTCNHRSDMDPFVIGSVFPRFISWIAAEYTTRIPLFKDLVEKTGTIPMAIDGNISMASIKKVQQVFKNGDVLGIFPEGHDYMVQNDFSAPLANFHSGFAAFSLRNKVDILPTVIIPEEETITDYPIPPLVRAFMGMPKEVCDIKRRVVYKKINVVFGEVIKYENYAHLPLDKGMVAVSEETKRRMGELQKVDYLKK from the coding sequence ATGGAAAATACGGTAGACCAAGTCAAAAAGAACGTTGAGAACATCAAAAAGTTTGTGACTCCGTTTTTTAATTTGGCTGTGAACACAACGGTCTACGGGTACCATAACATTGTCCCGACAGGAAAACTCATCTTAACCTGTAATCATAGAAGTGATATGGATCCATTTGTGATTGGTTCTGTGTTTCCAAGATTTATCTCTTGGATTGCTGCAGAATACACAACAAGGATCCCTCTCTTTAAAGACCTCGTAGAGAAAACAGGAACCATTCCTATGGCCATCGATGGGAATATCTCCATGGCAAGTATCAAAAAGGTGCAACAGGTCTTTAAAAACGGAGATGTCCTTGGCATTTTCCCAGAAGGCCATGACTATATGGTACAGAATGATTTTTCAGCCCCACTTGCTAATTTTCACTCTGGGTTTGCGGCCTTTAGTTTGCGTAACAAGGTCGATATTTTACCGACTGTCATCATTCCCGAAGAAGAAACCATCACCGATTACCCGATCCCTCCGTTAGTCCGCGCTTTTATGGGAATGCCAAAAGAAGTGTGTGATATCAAACGAAGAGTGGTGTATAAAAAAATCAATGTTGTGTTTGGAGAAGTAATCAAGTATGAAAACTATGCGCACTTACCGCTTGACAAGGGTATGGTGGCCGTTTCGGAAGAAACAAAACGGCGTATGGGTGAATTACAGAAAGTAGACTATTTGAAAAAGTAA
- a CDS encoding DUF4468 domain-containing protein: MMPKRVLLLFSFFLLFQNSMCLKLWIVSAKMRTTEDARDNKSYQKTRSFLKAKQWLEYKLDPELSKIEFENQDLGELKGIGLIKCYVPYGIGEVDANEHEFEYVIKVRDGHAEMQINKIFSFIRDPNDIILNYGPKNEKVAKVTIRSCFRPLLDDFFEFIK; the protein is encoded by the coding sequence ATGATGCCAAAACGAGTCTTGTTATTATTTTCTTTTTTCCTTTTGTTCCAAAATTCAATGTGTTTGAAACTTTGGATTGTTTCTGCCAAAATGCGAACTACAGAAGACGCAAGGGACAACAAATCCTACCAAAAAACGCGGAGTTTTCTCAAAGCGAAACAGTGGTTGGAATACAAACTAGACCCAGAACTTTCAAAAATTGAATTCGAAAACCAAGATTTAGGCGAATTAAAAGGGATCGGCCTCATCAAATGTTACGTTCCTTATGGGATCGGAGAAGTGGACGCAAACGAACACGAATTTGAATACGTAATCAAGGTAAGGGACGGTCATGCAGAGATGCAGATCAACAAAATCTTTTCCTTCATCCGGGACCCAAATGACATCATTTTGAATTATGGCCCAAAAAATGAGAAGGTGGCGAAGGTAACAATACGTTCTTGTTTTCGACCCTTACTCGATGATTTTTTCGAGTTTATCAAATAA